A single region of the Streptomyces vilmorinianum genome encodes:
- a CDS encoding sodium-translocating pyrophosphatase: MAGLFNPELTGHPTSLAAAVLTDENRTIVIVIAVVALAALLVAQLLVRQVLAAGEGTDSMKKIAAAVQEGANAYLARQLRTLGIFAVVVFFLLMLLPADNWSQRAGRSLFFLVGALFSAATGYIGMRLAVRANVRVAAAAREATPAPGEPEKDLTTVAHKAMKIAFRTGGVVGMFTVGLGLLGAACVVLVYAADAPKVLEGFGLGAALIAMFMRVGGGIFTKAADVGADLVGKVEQGIPEDDPRNAATIADNVGDNVGDCAGMAADLFESYAVTLVAALILGKAAFGDLGLAFPLIVPAIGVVTAMIGIFAVAPRRADRSGMTAINRGFFISAVISLGLVAVAVFAYLPSSYADLKGVTEPGIQAHPGDPRILALVAVAIGIVLAALIQQLTGYFTETGRRPVKDIGKSSLTGPATVVLAGISIGLESAVYTALLIGLAVYGAFLLGGASIMLALFAVALAGTGLLTTVGVIVAMDTFGPVSDNAQGIAEMSGDVQGAGAQVLTDLDAVGNTTKAITKGIAIATAVLAAAALFGSYRDAIATAVGEVGARASEMNLSMDISQPNNLVGLILGAAVVFLFSGLAINAVSRSAGAVVYEVRRQFREHPGIMTYTEKPEYGRVVDICTKDALRELATPGLLAVMAPIAVGFSLGVGALGSYLAGAIGTGALMAVFLANSGGAWDNAKKLVEDGHHGGKGSEAHAATVIGDTVGDPFKDTAGPAINPLLKVMNLVALLIAPAVVQFSYGDDSSAGLRALIAVLSIVVIIGAVYVSKRRSVAVGDEDNAAERTAASPDAPVIS, encoded by the coding sequence ATGGCGGGGCTCTTCAACCCAGAACTGACCGGACACCCCACTTCTCTCGCCGCGGCGGTACTCACCGACGAGAACCGAACCATCGTGATCGTCATCGCGGTCGTGGCGCTCGCGGCGCTGCTCGTCGCCCAGCTCCTGGTGCGCCAGGTGCTCGCGGCCGGTGAGGGCACGGACTCGATGAAGAAGATCGCCGCGGCCGTGCAGGAAGGCGCGAACGCCTATCTCGCACGGCAGTTGCGGACGCTCGGGATCTTCGCCGTCGTCGTGTTCTTCCTGCTGATGCTGCTTCCCGCCGACAACTGGTCGCAGCGCGCAGGGCGTTCCCTGTTCTTCCTGGTGGGTGCGCTTTTCTCGGCGGCCACCGGATACATCGGCATGCGACTCGCCGTTCGGGCGAATGTGCGGGTGGCCGCGGCCGCACGGGAGGCGACCCCGGCGCCGGGCGAACCGGAAAAGGATCTGACGACCGTCGCGCACAAGGCCATGAAGATCGCTTTCCGTACGGGCGGAGTGGTCGGCATGTTCACCGTGGGCCTCGGCCTGCTCGGTGCCGCCTGCGTCGTCCTCGTCTACGCCGCCGACGCGCCCAAGGTCCTGGAGGGCTTCGGCCTCGGCGCCGCGCTCATCGCGATGTTCATGCGTGTCGGCGGCGGCATCTTCACCAAGGCCGCCGACGTCGGCGCCGACCTCGTCGGCAAGGTCGAGCAGGGCATCCCCGAGGACGACCCGCGCAACGCCGCCACCATCGCCGACAACGTGGGCGACAACGTCGGCGACTGCGCGGGCATGGCCGCCGACCTCTTCGAGTCGTACGCCGTCACGCTCGTCGCCGCGCTCATCCTGGGCAAGGCGGCCTTCGGCGACCTCGGCCTCGCCTTTCCGCTGATCGTCCCGGCGATCGGCGTGGTCACCGCGATGATCGGCATCTTCGCGGTCGCCCCGCGGCGCGCCGACCGCAGCGGAATGACCGCCATCAACCGCGGCTTCTTCATCTCCGCGGTGATCTCGCTCGGCCTGGTCGCCGTCGCCGTCTTCGCCTACCTGCCGTCCTCCTACGCCGACCTCAAGGGCGTCACCGAGCCCGGCATCCAGGCCCACCCCGGCGACCCGCGGATCCTCGCCCTGGTGGCCGTCGCCATCGGCATCGTCCTGGCCGCGCTGATCCAGCAGCTCACCGGCTACTTCACCGAGACCGGCCGGCGCCCGGTCAAGGACATCGGAAAGTCCTCGCTCACCGGCCCCGCCACCGTCGTCCTCGCCGGGATCTCCATCGGCCTGGAGTCCGCCGTCTACACCGCCCTGCTGATCGGGCTCGCCGTCTACGGGGCGTTCCTGCTCGGCGGCGCCTCCATCATGCTGGCGCTGTTCGCGGTCGCCCTGGCCGGCACCGGTCTGCTCACCACCGTCGGTGTGATCGTCGCCATGGACACCTTCGGCCCCGTCTCCGACAACGCCCAGGGCATCGCCGAGATGTCCGGCGACGTCCAGGGCGCGGGCGCCCAGGTCCTCACCGACCTCGACGCCGTCGGCAACACCACCAAGGCCATCACCAAGGGCATCGCCATCGCCACCGCCGTCCTGGCGGCTGCGGCGCTGTTCGGCTCGTACCGCGACGCGATCGCCACGGCGGTCGGCGAAGTCGGGGCCAGAGCCAGTGAGATGAACCTCTCGATGGACATCTCGCAGCCCAACAACCTCGTCGGGCTGATCCTCGGCGCGGCGGTCGTCTTCCTCTTCTCGGGGCTGGCGATCAACGCGGTCTCGCGCTCGGCCGGAGCGGTGGTCTACGAGGTGCGGCGCCAGTTCCGCGAGCACCCCGGGATCATGACGTACACCGAGAAGCCGGAGTACGGGCGCGTCGTCGACATCTGCACCAAGGACGCGCTGCGCGAACTCGCCACGCCCGGGCTGCTCGCCGTGATGGCGCCGATCGCGGTCGGCTTCTCCCTCGGCGTGGGCGCCCTCGGCTCGTATCTCGCCGGGGCCATCGGCACGGGCGCGCTGATGGCGGTCTTCCTCGCCAACTCCGGCGGCGCATGGGACAACGCCAAGAAGCTCGTCGAGGACGGCCACCACGGCGGAAAGGGCAGCGAGGCGCATGCCGCGACCGTCATCGGCGACACCGTCGGCGACCCGTTCAAGGACACCGCGGGACCGGCCATCAACCCGCTGCTGAAGGTGATGAACCTGGTCGCCCTGCTGATCGCGCCGGCGGTCGTGCAGTTCAGCTACGGCGACGACTCGAGTGCCGGACTGCGGGCGCTGATCGCCGTCCTCTCGATCGTCGTCATCATCGGGGCGGTCTACGTCTCCAAGCGGCGCTCGGTGGCCGTGGGTGACGAAGACAACGCCGCCGAACGGACGGCCGCCTCCCCGGACGCGCCGGTGATTTCGTAA
- a CDS encoding small secreted protein, giving the protein MNKKLAVALSGAAVLVLTLSGCSDDGDEVNDWAKTVCDQAKPQIQKRADAQQLIISTAADGKPADIQAADSKAFQDIADADRALAKAIEGAGAPPVDNGEKLQQDAVKELNATAVAYDNLKKQVDALDPTNQQKFADGLQGVADGLKKIEKMDQDALAKLQSGELGTAMAKQPGCQKATPSTPPTATASPKAGSTPSGKASAKPSGSASKSAE; this is encoded by the coding sequence GTGAACAAGAAGCTTGCTGTCGCACTGTCCGGCGCCGCGGTACTGGTACTCACGCTGTCCGGCTGCAGCGACGACGGCGACGAGGTGAACGACTGGGCCAAGACGGTCTGCGACCAGGCGAAGCCCCAGATCCAGAAGCGGGCCGACGCCCAGCAGCTGATCATCTCGACGGCCGCGGACGGAAAGCCGGCCGACATCCAGGCCGCCGACTCGAAGGCGTTCCAGGACATTGCCGACGCGGACCGGGCGCTCGCCAAGGCCATCGAGGGCGCCGGCGCGCCGCCCGTCGACAACGGCGAGAAGCTCCAGCAGGACGCCGTGAAGGAGCTCAACGCCACGGCGGTGGCCTACGACAACCTGAAGAAGCAGGTCGACGCGCTCGACCCCACCAACCAGCAGAAGTTCGCGGACGGTCTGCAGGGTGTCGCCGACGGCCTGAAGAAGATCGAGAAGATGGACCAGGACGCGCTGGCCAAGCTGCAGTCCGGCGAGCTGGGCACGGCGATGGCCAAGCAGCCCGGCTGCCAGAAGGCCACGCCGTCGACGCCCCCGACCGCCACCGCCTCCCCGAAGGCGGGCTCCACGCCGTCGGGCAAGGCGTCCGCCAAGCCGTCCGGCTCGGCGAGCAAGAGCGCCGAGTAG
- a CDS encoding N5-glutamine methyltransferase family protein gives MSTTSLTSRLPVPAHAAPLREALLAAAFTADGLLDLLGAPAYAALARSETVPALRATRGDSPLETLVRLFLLQGAVPAERAAAALPLEECLADGWLERDGDEIRATVDVRPYGGPEGQDWFIVSDLGCAVGGAGGIGRKDEGVVLGVGGASTTLAGITVRTPVSSALDLGTGSGIQALHAAQHATLVTATDLNPRALDFTRLTLALSGAREAELLQGSLFEPVDGDTYDLIVSNPPFVISPGARLTYRDGGMGGDDLCRTLVQQAGERLNDGGYAQFLANWQHVEGEEWQDRLRSWVPRGCDAWIVQREVQDITQYAELWLRDSGDHREDQERYTERYEAWLDEFEARKTKAVGFGWITLRKNAAVASGEAEPSIVIEEWPHPVEQPLGDTVRAHFERQDYLRTHDDAALLADHFTLAPEVVQEQVGLPGAEDPEHVVLRQNRGMRRATKVDHVGAGFAGVCDGSLSAGRILDAIGQLMGEDPVLLRDRTPQAIRLLVEEGFLLPAREAQQG, from the coding sequence GTGAGTACCACCAGCCTGACCTCCCGCCTCCCGGTGCCCGCGCACGCCGCCCCGCTGCGCGAGGCCCTGCTCGCCGCCGCCTTCACCGCCGACGGACTGCTCGACCTGCTCGGCGCCCCCGCCTACGCCGCGCTCGCGCGCAGTGAGACCGTGCCCGCGCTGCGGGCCACCCGGGGGGACTCCCCGCTGGAGACCCTCGTGCGGCTCTTCCTGCTCCAGGGAGCCGTCCCCGCCGAGCGGGCCGCCGCCGCGCTCCCGCTGGAGGAGTGCCTCGCGGACGGCTGGCTGGAGCGCGACGGCGACGAGATCCGCGCCACCGTCGACGTACGGCCGTACGGCGGGCCCGAGGGCCAGGACTGGTTCATCGTCTCCGACCTGGGCTGCGCCGTCGGCGGGGCCGGAGGCATCGGGCGCAAGGACGAAGGCGTCGTCCTCGGCGTCGGCGGGGCCTCCACCACACTCGCCGGCATCACCGTCCGTACGCCGGTGTCCTCCGCGCTCGACCTCGGCACCGGCTCCGGCATCCAGGCCCTGCACGCCGCGCAGCACGCCACGCTCGTGACCGCGACCGACCTGAACCCGCGCGCCCTGGACTTCACCCGGCTCACGCTCGCCCTCTCCGGGGCCCGGGAGGCCGAGCTGCTCCAGGGCTCGCTCTTCGAGCCGGTCGACGGCGACACGTACGACCTGATCGTCTCCAACCCGCCGTTCGTCATCTCCCCCGGCGCCCGGCTCACCTACCGCGACGGCGGGATGGGCGGCGACGACCTGTGCCGCACGCTCGTGCAGCAGGCCGGGGAGCGGCTCAACGACGGCGGCTACGCCCAGTTCCTCGCCAACTGGCAGCACGTCGAGGGCGAGGAGTGGCAGGACCGGCTGCGCTCCTGGGTGCCGCGCGGCTGCGACGCCTGGATCGTGCAGCGCGAGGTCCAGGACATCACCCAGTACGCCGAGCTGTGGCTGCGGGACAGCGGAGACCACCGCGAGGACCAGGAGCGTTACACCGAGCGGTACGAGGCCTGGCTGGACGAGTTCGAGGCCCGCAAGACCAAGGCGGTCGGCTTCGGCTGGATCACCCTGCGCAAGAACGCGGCCGTGGCCTCCGGCGAGGCCGAGCCGTCGATCGTGATCGAGGAGTGGCCGCACCCCGTCGAACAGCCGCTGGGCGACACCGTACGGGCGCACTTCGAGCGGCAGGACTATCTGCGCACGCACGACGACGCGGCCCTGCTCGCCGACCACTTCACCCTCGCGCCCGAGGTCGTGCAGGAGCAGGTCGGGCTGCCGGGTGCCGAGGACCCCGAGCACGTGGTGCTGCGACAGAACCGGGGCATGCGGCGCGCCACCAAGGTGGACCACGTCGGGGCCGGCTTCGCGGGCGTCTGCGACGGCTCGCTCAGCGCCGGGCGGATCCTCGACGCGATCGGACAGCTGATGGGCGAGGACCCCGTGCTGCTGCGCGACCGCACCCCGCAGGCCATCCGGCTCCTCGTCGAGGAGGGGTTCCTCCTCCCGGCCCGAGAGGCACAGCAGGGTTGA
- a CDS encoding ArsR/SmtB family transcription factor, with protein MIRIELDEAALGATRIAISPLRDAFCSIHLAMPHRHPSWPYQEWVGLAREVWREDERIAPLRALVEELPPNVSDFLLPRPIGTVHVHEELDLLRATDPEFVREQVSDCYPGLADHPSVQPYLRDPAAACAALADAYAAYWEGAIEPYWPTMRRLVEDEVLVRARTFATEGVDALFSGLESRGRWERPVLELTKYVDAQYAAGERRLVLVPLVFAEGCRLYSTDDPEVVAVSFQARGAAALREPAEPVAEDRLGLMLGRGRAAVLRELAGPLTTAGLADRLGLAPSTVSEHLSLLADAGVVTRHRVGRSVYYQLTDTGRSLLALLAGEGVLSAVA; from the coding sequence TTGATACGGATCGAGCTGGACGAGGCCGCGCTCGGGGCGACCCGCATCGCGATCAGCCCGCTGCGGGACGCCTTCTGCTCCATCCATCTCGCGATGCCGCACCGGCACCCCTCCTGGCCGTACCAGGAGTGGGTGGGCCTGGCACGTGAGGTGTGGCGGGAGGACGAGCGGATCGCGCCCCTGCGCGCCCTGGTGGAGGAACTGCCGCCGAACGTCTCCGACTTTCTGCTGCCCCGCCCGATCGGTACGGTCCACGTCCACGAGGAGCTCGATCTGCTGCGAGCCACCGACCCGGAGTTCGTCCGCGAGCAGGTGTCCGACTGCTACCCGGGCCTGGCCGACCACCCCTCCGTACAGCCGTATCTGAGAGATCCGGCCGCCGCCTGCGCCGCGCTCGCCGACGCGTACGCGGCGTACTGGGAGGGGGCGATCGAGCCGTACTGGCCGACCATGCGCCGGCTCGTCGAGGACGAAGTGCTGGTGCGGGCGCGGACGTTCGCCACCGAGGGCGTCGACGCGCTGTTCAGCGGCCTCGAGTCGCGCGGCCGCTGGGAGCGTCCGGTGCTCGAACTGACGAAGTACGTCGACGCGCAGTACGCGGCGGGGGAGCGGCGGCTCGTCCTCGTACCGCTCGTCTTCGCGGAGGGCTGCCGGCTCTACTCGACCGACGACCCCGAGGTGGTCGCCGTCTCCTTCCAGGCCCGCGGGGCCGCCGCCCTGCGCGAACCGGCCGAGCCCGTCGCCGAGGACCGGCTCGGGCTGATGCTCGGCCGCGGCCGGGCAGCGGTGCTGCGGGAGCTGGCCGGCCCCCTGACCACGGCCGGGCTCGCCGACCGGCTCGGGCTCGCGCCCAGCACGGTCTCCGAGCATCTGTCGCTGCTCGCGGACGCGGGCGTGGTGACCCGGCACCGGGTCGGCCGCTCCGTCTACTACCAGCTCACGGACACCGGCCGTTCCCTGCTCGCGCTGCTCGCCGGGGAGGGCGTGCTGAGCGCCGTGGCCTGA
- a CDS encoding ABC transporter ATP-binding protein has product MLAIEADALRRTYTSRTGWLRPRRTETEAVRGVTFDVAPGELFGLLGPNGAGKTTTIKMLNTLLLPTSGTARVFGHDVARDPVAVRRRIGYVFGGDRGLYDRLSALDNLRYFAELYGVEARAQKRRIAELLDLVGLTGREKERVEGYSRGMRQRLHIARGLLHHPDVLFLDEPSIGVDPVAARDLRRTVADLAAAGTTVLLTTHYMAEADELCDRLAVIAGGRIRALGTPESLKSRVRERDVLEIEAYGVGEDHLARIRELPGVRGASVEERGAAQTVTVQSDRGAVPHARVLAAVDGVRIGRVASREPSLEDAYIAIVEEAATEDAPQEVPA; this is encoded by the coding sequence ATGCTCGCAATCGAGGCGGACGCGCTGCGCCGCACCTACACCAGCAGGACCGGGTGGCTGCGGCCCCGGCGGACCGAGACCGAGGCCGTGCGCGGGGTCACCTTCGACGTGGCGCCCGGGGAGCTGTTCGGGCTGCTCGGCCCCAACGGCGCCGGGAAGACCACCACCATCAAGATGCTCAACACCCTGCTGCTGCCGACCTCCGGCACGGCCCGGGTGTTCGGGCACGACGTGGCCCGCGACCCCGTCGCCGTACGCCGCCGGATCGGCTACGTCTTCGGCGGCGACCGCGGCCTGTACGACCGGCTGTCCGCGCTCGACAACCTCCGCTACTTCGCCGAGCTGTACGGCGTCGAGGCCCGCGCCCAGAAGCGGAGGATCGCCGAACTCCTCGACCTGGTCGGCCTCACGGGCCGCGAGAAGGAGCGGGTCGAGGGGTACTCGCGCGGGATGCGGCAGCGCCTCCACATCGCCCGCGGTCTCCTCCACCACCCCGACGTCCTCTTCCTCGACGAGCCGTCCATCGGCGTCGACCCGGTCGCCGCCCGCGACCTGCGCCGTACCGTCGCCGACCTCGCCGCCGCCGGCACCACCGTGCTGCTCACCACCCACTACATGGCCGAGGCGGACGAGCTCTGCGACCGCCTCGCCGTCATCGCCGGTGGCAGGATCCGGGCGCTCGGCACCCCCGAGAGCCTCAAGTCCCGCGTCCGGGAACGGGACGTGCTGGAGATCGAGGCGTACGGCGTGGGCGAGGACCACCTGGCCCGGATCCGCGAACTGCCCGGTGTCCGGGGCGCGTCGGTGGAGGAGCGGGGCGCGGCGCAGACCGTGACCGTGCAGAGCGACCGCGGCGCCGTCCCGCACGCCCGGGTCCTCGCGGCCGTCGACGGCGTACGGATCGGGCGGGTCGCCAGCCGCGAACCCTCCCTGGAGGACGCCTACATCGCGATCGTGGAAGAGGCCGCGACCGAGGACGCCCCCCAGGAGGTGCCGGCGTGA
- a CDS encoding ABC transporter permease gives MTRVLRLIGVGVRTHVSYMSRSPIEITFAVLVPLVYATLAVYLFRAAGDPDRLLTASVGAGLMGIWGSVLFGSGGAVQNQRWLGTLETLVVAPAPLALVLLPITLATAVIGTYAMGATVLWGMLLFGVPLDFAHPLLFLVAVPVCVLALGMMGLLLAATFVLLRNANALANPLDTPVWLLSGLLVPIGVLPAWTHPLSWALPTTWGARAVHAATSGGDVLTPLLAAVALGAGYALAAVLVLGRVERRARAAATLALA, from the coding sequence GTGACGCGCGTCCTGCGGCTGATCGGGGTCGGTGTGCGCACCCATGTCTCGTACATGTCCCGCTCGCCCATCGAGATCACCTTCGCCGTCCTCGTCCCGCTGGTGTACGCGACCCTGGCCGTCTACCTGTTCCGCGCCGCCGGGGACCCCGACCGTCTCCTCACCGCCTCCGTCGGCGCCGGACTGATGGGCATCTGGGGCTCGGTGCTGTTCGGTTCGGGCGGCGCCGTGCAGAACCAGCGCTGGCTCGGGACCCTGGAGACGCTCGTCGTGGCGCCCGCGCCGCTCGCCCTCGTCCTGCTCCCGATCACGCTCGCGACCGCCGTCATCGGCACGTACGCCATGGGCGCGACCGTCCTGTGGGGCATGCTGCTCTTCGGCGTGCCGCTGGACTTCGCGCACCCGCTGCTCTTTCTCGTCGCCGTCCCGGTGTGCGTGCTCGCGCTCGGCATGATGGGGCTGCTGCTCGCCGCCACCTTCGTCCTGCTGCGCAACGCCAACGCGCTGGCCAACCCGCTCGACACCCCCGTCTGGCTGCTGTCCGGGCTGCTCGTGCCGATCGGCGTGCTGCCCGCCTGGACGCACCCGCTCTCCTGGGCGCTGCCGACCACCTGGGGAGCGCGGGCCGTGCACGCCGCGACCTCCGGCGGGGACGTCCTCACACCGCTGCTCGCCGCCGTCGCGCTCGGCGCCGGATACGCGCTGGCCGCCGTCCTCGTCCTCGGCCGGGTGGAGCGGCGGGCGCGCGCCGCGGCCACGCTCGCCCTCGCCTGA
- a CDS encoding ABC transporter permease produces the protein MFRFLSSASSARLVLVGGALSYRALFNWTTPPMFIGTLLVGPLLQVFFFVFLGRELGVADDRFHLVGNAVLAASASCVYGGTMAIANERRFGTLGAVLLSPRRRVPLWAGRALPYVLNGLLVSAFVLAAAALVLGLPVPAGALPGLALVLLVAAGACAAFGLALGALGLRFRDVFLVSNVASSVLLLMTGAAVPRQTLPEWMRTAGELLPLTHAADAARRLTAGGGLDGALLGAELAVGAGYAVLAVTLLALFERGSRRRATLDVM, from the coding sequence ATGTTCCGTTTCCTCTCCTCCGCGTCCTCCGCGCGGCTCGTCCTCGTCGGCGGAGCGCTCTCCTACCGGGCGCTGTTCAACTGGACGACCCCGCCCATGTTCATCGGAACCCTGCTGGTCGGGCCGCTGCTCCAGGTTTTCTTCTTCGTCTTCCTGGGCAGAGAACTCGGTGTCGCCGACGACCGGTTCCATCTGGTCGGCAACGCCGTGCTCGCGGCTTCCGCCTCCTGCGTGTACGGCGGCACCATGGCGATCGCGAACGAGCGCCGGTTCGGCACCCTCGGGGCCGTCCTGCTCTCGCCGCGCCGCCGCGTCCCCCTGTGGGCCGGACGCGCCCTCCCGTACGTCCTGAACGGGCTGCTCGTCAGCGCCTTCGTCCTCGCCGCCGCCGCCCTGGTGCTGGGACTGCCGGTGCCCGCGGGCGCGCTGCCGGGGCTCGCCCTGGTGCTGCTCGTCGCGGCCGGTGCCTGTGCGGCGTTCGGGCTCGCGCTCGGCGCGCTCGGACTCCGGTTCCGGGACGTGTTCCTGGTGTCCAACGTGGCCAGTTCGGTCCTGCTCCTGATGACGGGCGCCGCCGTCCCCCGTCAGACGCTGCCGGAGTGGATGCGGACGGCCGGCGAGCTGCTGCCGCTGACGCACGCGGCGGACGCGGCGCGCCGGCTGACCGCGGGCGGCGGGCTCGACGGGGCGCTGCTCGGCGCCGAGCTGGCGGTGGGGGCCGGGTACGCGGTCCTGGCCGTGACGCTGCTCGCCCTCTTCGAGCGGGGCAGCAGGCGACGGGCCACGCTCGATGTGATGTGA